The DNA segment TAACTACAAAAGGGTCTTTGTTTTTGCCAAATTTATTAAAACATTTGGGTGTTTTTGACTATTTTAAAGTCCTGATTGGCAAAAATGACGTAACCTATCCAAAGCCAAATCCAGAACCGATAAATTTAGCACTAAGTAGACTAAATTCCAGCGAAAAGCAGCGTGAAAATACCTTTATGATAGGCGATACTCCGCTTGACATACAAGCTGCAAATTCTGCAAATGTAACGGCACTGAGCGTTCTTTGTGGTTATTGTGATTTTAGTATTTTAAGCCAATACAACGATAAAATTTTTAAAAATCCACTCGAAGCTGTTTTATTTGCAAAAGAGTTTGGTTGCTAAAATTTAGCTTCAAAATATTTTAAAAAACATCACTTAAGCATAATATTTAAAAAATCATTTTATAATACGAGATTAAAATTTTTAAGGAAAAATATGAGTAAGATAATGAAAACAATGGATGGCAACGAAGCAGCTGCGTATGCAGCGTATGCTTTTACTGAAGTTGCCGGTATTTATCCTATTACGCCAAGTTCGCCAATGGCTGATTATACCGATATTTGGGCGACTCAAGGAAAGAAAAATTTATTTGGTATGCCGGTTAAAATAGTTGAGATGCAAAGTGAGGCTGGAGCTGCTGGAACGGTGCACGGCTCACTCCAAGTTGGTGCGTTGACTACGACTTACACGGCTTCACAAGGTCTTTTGCTTAAAATTCCAAATATGTATAAGATAGCAGGACAGCTGTTGCCTGGCGTTATTCACGTTAGTGCACGTTCTATCGCAGCTCAAGCACTCTCGATCTTTGGAGATCATCAAGATATTTACGCCTGTCGTCAGACCGGTTTTGCTATGCTTGCTAGCGGCTCTGTGCAAGAGGTTATGGATATCGCTGGTGTCGCACACCTATCTGCTATTAAAGGGCGTGTACCGTTTTTACACTTCTTTGACGGCTTTAGAACTAGTCACGAGATACAAAAAATCGAGCTTATGGACTACGCAGAGTTTGATAGATTGCTTGACAAAGAGGCGTTGCAGAAATTTAGAGATGACGCTATGAATCCTGAAAATCCAAAAACACGCGGAACAGCTCAAAATGATGATATTTACTTTCAAACACGCGAACTTGCAAACAGATTTTATGACGCTGTGCCTGATATAGTGGCCCAGTATCTATCTGAAATTTCAAAAATAACTGGACGTGAGTATAAGCCATTTAACTACTACGGCGATCCTAATGCCGAGCGTATTATTGTTGCTATGGGCTCTGTTACACAAGTGCTTGAGGAAGTGGTCGATCATTTAAGGGCAAAGGGCGAGAAAGTTGGCGTTATTAAGGTTCATTTGTATCGTCCATTTAGCCTAAAATATCTTTTTGATGTTATGCCAACAAGTGTTAAAAAAATAGCAGTTCTTGATAGGACAAAAGAGCCAGGAAGCCTTGGAGAGCCTTTGTATCTTGATATAAAAGCTGCATTTTATGGACATGCAAATCAGCCTAAAATCGTAGGCGGTCGCTTTGGTCTTAGCTCAAAAGATGTAGATCCAGCCCAAATGTTGGCAGTTTTTGAAAATTTAAAGCAAGATGAGCCAAAAAATGGCTTTACAGTTGGTATTGTAGATGATGTTACTTTTACATCTTTGCCTTTGGGTGAGAAAATTTCGCTTAGTGATGAGAGTGTAAAAGAGTGTCTTTTTTACGGACTTGGAGCTGATGGAACCGTTGGTGCTAATAAAAACTCAATCAAAATAATCGGCGATAAGACCGATCTTTACGCACAGGCGTATTTTGCGTATGATAGTAAAAAATCAGGCGGTTATACAAGAAGCCACCTGCGTTTTGGTAAAAATCCTATCCGCTCGACATATTTGGTTTCAAACCCTCATTTTGTCGCTTGTTCAGTGGCTGCATATCTTGAGCTTTATGATGTTATAGGTGGCATTAGAAATGGCGGAACGTTTCTTTTAAATTCTATATGGGACGAGGCTGAAACTATATCAAGACTGCCAAATAAAGTTAAGAAAATTTTAGCTCAAAGAGATGTTAAATTTTATATCATAAATGCAACCAAACTTGCTTCTGAGATAGGACTAAAAAACCGCACAAACACAATTATGCAATCTGCATTTTTTAAACTAGCAGACATCATACCTTTTGAAGACGCACAAAAATATATGAAAGAGTATGCGTCAAAAACTTATGCCAAAAAGGGCGAAGCGATAGTTCAGATGAACTATAAGGCAATAGATGTTGGTGCGGATGGGCTTGTAAAGGTTAGCGTTGATCCTGCTTGGGCAAATTTAGATGATACGACCACTTCAAATTTGGCCTATGAGGGCACACAATTTGTCGAAAAAATCGTAAAACCTATAAATGCTGCAAAGGGCGATGATTTGCCTGTTTCTGCGTTTTTAGGCTATGAAGATGGTAGCTTTGAGGCTGGAACGACAGCTTATGAAAAGCGTGGTGTGGGAGTAATGGTGCCAAAATGGATAGAGCAAAATTGTATCCAGTGCAACCAGTGTGCTTTTGTGTGCCCACACGCAGTTATAAGACCATTTTTAATAGACGATGATGAGCTAAGCAAAGCCCCACAAAGCGTAAAAGATCACGTCTTAGAGGCAAAAGGCAAAGAGGTTAAGGGCTTAAAATATAAAATTCAAGTAAGTCCGCTTGATTGCACAGGATGTGAGTTATGTGCTCAAAACTGCCCTAGTAAAGAAAAATCACTCGTTATGGTTCCACTTGGCGAGGAGCTTGATAAAAACGAACAGGTTAATGCTGATTATCTATTTAAGAGCGTAACTTACAAAGATGATTTAATGGGTAAAGATAGCGTTAAAGGCTCTAGCTTTGCTCAGCCGTTATTCGAATTTCACGCAGCTTGTCCTGGTTGTGGAGAAACGCCTTATATTACGCTAGTTACAAGACTTTTTGGTGATCGCATGATAGCTGCAAATGCGACAGGTTGTAGTTCGATTTATGGTGGTTCTGCGCCTTCAACTCCATATACTAAAAATAAAGATGGGCACGGTGTTGCGTGGGCAAATTCCCTTTTTGAAGATAATGCCGAGTTTGGTATGGGTATGAAAGTAGCCACCGAAACTATACGCCACCGCATAGCTGATATTATGACACGTACAAAAGATAGTGTACCAAATGCCCTTAGTGCACTTTATAACGACTGGTTGGAATTTAAAAAAGATGGCATTAAATCTGCACAGATAACAAAAATTTTAGTTCCTATCTTGGAGCAAAATTTAGACGTTGTGGGTGTAAAAGAAATTTTAAGTCTTAAGCGATATCTAATAGCAAAATCTCAGTGGATTATAGGTGGAGACGGCTGGGCTTATGATATTGGCTTTGGCGGTCTTGATCACGTGTTAGCAAGTGGTGAGAATGTAAATGTTCTCGTGCTTGATACGGAGGTTTATTCAAACACTGGCGGACAAAGCTCAAAATCATCTCGTGCTGGTTCAATAGCGCAATTTACCGCAAGTGGAAAGCCTATGCAGAAAAAAGATCTTGGCTATATTGCTATGACTTATGGAAATATATTTGTTGCTCAGATTAACTCAAACGCTAGTCAAGCAAACGTGATAAAAGCCCTTATGGCAGCTGAAGCATACGATGGACCAAGTCTTGTTATAGCTTACTCTCCGTGTATAGCACACGGTATAAAAGGTGGCTTAACATACTCAGGAGATCAAGCCGAACTAGCTACAAAGTGCGGATACTGGCCAACATATATTTATGATCCGACTCTCATTAAAGAGGGTAAAAATCCACTAAAGATAACTTCAAAAGAGCCAGACTGGTCGCTTTATCAGGAATTTTTGCTAAATGAAGTTAGATACAATGCACTTAAAAAGTCAAATCCAGAACACGCCGATGAGTTGTTCTTGCACAACCAGAATGACGCAAAACGCAGATACAGACAGCTTAAGCGTATGGCTATGGCTGATTATAGTGACGAGCTAGAAAGCACACAAGAAGAGTAGGCCTTTTGGCTTACTCTTTAAGACTCTCTTTCATCTTTTCAAATTCATCTTGTATAGTTTTATGACGTGGCTCGTGAGTCATCTTGCCTATTGCGTCGCCCCAAACACTAACAACAACTATAACCACACTTGAAGCGATAAATCCTGGCAGTAGTTCATAGACGTAAGAATTTAGTCCAGATAGTATCCAAAATATCACAACTACTCCACCAACAACCATACCAGCAAGTGCACCAAATGCACTCATACGCTTATAATAAAGGCTAAAAAGTAGCACTGGACCAAAACTAGCACCAAATCCAGCCCAAGCGTTGCCAACAACTCCAAGCACCGTATCACTCGAAGCAAATGCAAAAAAAGTAGCCACCACAGCAACCACGACAACAGCGTATCTACCAATGGCAACTTGCGTTTTAATAGAAATTTCACGTTTATAAAAGGCTATGATAAAGTCTTTTGTAACCGAACTAGCACTTACTAAAAGTTGGCTAGAAACCGTGCTCATAATCGCTGAGAGAACAGCAGAGAGTATAACGCCTATGAAAAATGGGTGAAATAGCGTCTCTCCAAGCTTTAAAAACACAAGCTCGGCGTCCTTTAGTTGTGCGTTTTGTTGTGCAAAATACACAAATCCTATAAGACCGCTCATCATAGCACCAATAAGTCCTAGTATCATCCAGCCAATACCTATCCGCCTAGCTTGTGATAGCTCTTTTGAGTTTCTAATAGCCATAAAACGAACGATGATATGAGGTTGTCCAAAATATCCAAGTCCCCAAGACATAAGCCCCAAAACTCCCCAAAACGTTTGATCTTTAAAGATATTTAAATGCTCTTTATCTAAATTTACAATCTCGCTAAATAAATTTTTACCACCACTTAAATCTAAATTTAAAAATGCCACAGAAGGTATAGCAACAAGGACTAAAAACATCAAGGTTCCTTGAAAAACATCTGTCATACAAACGGCTTTAAA comes from the Campylobacter mucosalis genome and includes:
- a CDS encoding HAD family hydrolase translates to MKKIILFDLDGTLIDSTPAIVHSFNTAFTFLGKDTPDINKLKSLIGHTLEDMFVMLGVRKDEVNNYVDAYRQAYHKVYLEQTTLIESAKEALKEAYSFADLGVVTTKGSLFLPNLLKHLGVFDYFKVLIGKNDVTYPKPNPEPINLALSRLNSSEKQRENTFMIGDTPLDIQAANSANVTALSVLCGYCDFSILSQYNDKIFKNPLEAVLFAKEFGC
- the nifJ gene encoding pyruvate:ferredoxin (flavodoxin) oxidoreductase encodes the protein MSKIMKTMDGNEAAAYAAYAFTEVAGIYPITPSSPMADYTDIWATQGKKNLFGMPVKIVEMQSEAGAAGTVHGSLQVGALTTTYTASQGLLLKIPNMYKIAGQLLPGVIHVSARSIAAQALSIFGDHQDIYACRQTGFAMLASGSVQEVMDIAGVAHLSAIKGRVPFLHFFDGFRTSHEIQKIELMDYAEFDRLLDKEALQKFRDDAMNPENPKTRGTAQNDDIYFQTRELANRFYDAVPDIVAQYLSEISKITGREYKPFNYYGDPNAERIIVAMGSVTQVLEEVVDHLRAKGEKVGVIKVHLYRPFSLKYLFDVMPTSVKKIAVLDRTKEPGSLGEPLYLDIKAAFYGHANQPKIVGGRFGLSSKDVDPAQMLAVFENLKQDEPKNGFTVGIVDDVTFTSLPLGEKISLSDESVKECLFYGLGADGTVGANKNSIKIIGDKTDLYAQAYFAYDSKKSGGYTRSHLRFGKNPIRSTYLVSNPHFVACSVAAYLELYDVIGGIRNGGTFLLNSIWDEAETISRLPNKVKKILAQRDVKFYIINATKLASEIGLKNRTNTIMQSAFFKLADIIPFEDAQKYMKEYASKTYAKKGEAIVQMNYKAIDVGADGLVKVSVDPAWANLDDTTTSNLAYEGTQFVEKIVKPINAAKGDDLPVSAFLGYEDGSFEAGTTAYEKRGVGVMVPKWIEQNCIQCNQCAFVCPHAVIRPFLIDDDELSKAPQSVKDHVLEAKGKEVKGLKYKIQVSPLDCTGCELCAQNCPSKEKSLVMVPLGEELDKNEQVNADYLFKSVTYKDDLMGKDSVKGSSFAQPLFEFHAACPGCGETPYITLVTRLFGDRMIAANATGCSSIYGGSAPSTPYTKNKDGHGVAWANSLFEDNAEFGMGMKVATETIRHRIADIMTRTKDSVPNALSALYNDWLEFKKDGIKSAQITKILVPILEQNLDVVGVKEILSLKRYLIAKSQWIIGGDGWAYDIGFGGLDHVLASGENVNVLVLDTEVYSNTGGQSSKSSRAGSIAQFTASGKPMQKKDLGYIAMTYGNIFVAQINSNASQANVIKALMAAEAYDGPSLVIAYSPCIAHGIKGGLTYSGDQAELATKCGYWPTYIYDPTLIKEGKNPLKITSKEPDWSLYQEFLLNEVRYNALKKSNPEHADELFLHNQNDAKRRYRQLKRMAMADYSDELESTQEE
- the putP gene encoding sodium/proline symporter PutP, whose amino-acid sequence is MDFSSYVAIGLYFGVLLFIGWYSYNKSANMGEYLLDNRRLGPFATALSAGASDMSGWMLLGVPGAFYASGLSNVWMLLGLVIGAYCNYLFLAKRLRVYTEVASDSITIPDFLENRFKDRTKVLRIVSGMLILIFFTLYVSSGIIAGGKTFESFFGLPFYTGALLTLFIVVFYTFFGGFKAVCMTDVFQGTLMFLVLVAIPSVAFLNLDLSGGKNLFSEIVNLDKEHLNIFKDQTFWGVLGLMSWGLGYFGQPHIIVRFMAIRNSKELSQARRIGIGWMILGLIGAMMSGLIGFVYFAQQNAQLKDAELVFLKLGETLFHPFFIGVILSAVLSAIMSTVSSQLLVSASSVTKDFIIAFYKREISIKTQVAIGRYAVVVVAVVATFFAFASSDTVLGVVGNAWAGFGASFGPVLLFSLYYKRMSAFGALAGMVVGGVVVIFWILSGLNSYVYELLPGFIASSVVIVVVSVWGDAIGKMTHEPRHKTIQDEFEKMKESLKE